In the genome of Rhodoferax sp. BAB1, one region contains:
- a CDS encoding ribonucleoside-diphosphate reductase subunit alpha: MQTALNPATPALHTGVLTMQTQENTAASPLNNYQIIRRNGAVVPFEPSKIAVAMMKAFLAVHGTQGAASASVREMVDSLTQNVVRALMRSRPGGGTFHIEDVQDQVELGLMRGGHHEIARAYVLYRERRTQERAQQATQAAPKAPLLHVLDGDQRVALDLGRLQQLIENACAGLGADIKPDPIVAETMRNLYDGVPIDEVFKAAILAARTLIEKDPDYTYATARLLFHTIAREVLGRDVPQAGMGQAYAEYFPDFIKKGVDNELLNPDMLQFDLKRLGAALKADRDLQFDYLGLQTLYDRYFLHVRKSRIELPQAFFMRVAMGLSLGEIDREARAIEFYEVLSSFDFMSSTPTLFNAGTLRSQLSSCYLTTVPDDLDGIYESIKENALLSKFAGGLGNDWTRVRALGSHIKGTNGESQGVVPFLKVVNDTAVAVNQGGKRKGAVCTYLETWHLDIEEFLELRKNTGDDRRRTHDMNTANWIPDLFMRRVMEKGEWTLFSPSDVPDLHDLFGTAFEQAYVVYEAKAKRGEIKPSKTVPATDLWRKMLSMLFETGHPWITFKDACNVRSPQQHAGVVHSSNLCTEITLNTSDTETAVCNLGSVNLRQHLKNGAIDQDKLKKTISTAMRMLDNVIDINYYAVKKARDSNLRHRPVGLGIMGFQDALYELRIPYASQAAVEFADQSMEAVCYHAYWASTELARERGQYSSYKGSLWDQGILPLDTLDLLAKARGGYVEVDRSATLDWDALRRKIAADGMRNSNCVAIAPTATISNIIGVDASIEPCFGNLSVKSNLSGEFTVINSYLVRDLKRLGLWDDVMVMDLKHFDGSLAPIDRVPQEIKSLYATAFEVETLWLVEAAARRQKWIDQAQSLNIYMAGASGKKLDDTYKLAWLRGLKTTYYLRTMSATHAEKSTVTAGRLNAVSSGGATSGGMSALDAAAAAAQAQMATAATDIKFCAIDDPGCEACQ; the protein is encoded by the coding sequence ATGCAAACAGCCTTGAACCCCGCCACCCCCGCCCTGCACACCGGTGTCCTGACCATGCAAACCCAGGAAAACACGGCCGCCAGCCCGCTCAACAACTACCAGATCATCCGCCGCAATGGCGCCGTCGTGCCCTTCGAGCCGAGCAAGATCGCCGTGGCCATGATGAAAGCCTTCCTGGCCGTGCACGGCACCCAGGGCGCGGCCTCCGCCAGCGTGCGCGAGATGGTGGACAGCCTGACCCAGAACGTGGTGCGCGCGCTGATGCGCTCGCGCCCGGGCGGCGGCACCTTCCACATCGAGGACGTGCAGGACCAGGTCGAGCTGGGCCTGATGCGCGGCGGCCACCACGAGATCGCCCGCGCCTACGTGCTCTACCGCGAGCGCCGCACCCAGGAACGCGCGCAGCAAGCCACCCAGGCCGCACCGAAAGCCCCCCTGCTGCACGTGCTCGATGGCGACCAGCGCGTCGCGCTCGACCTGGGCCGTCTGCAGCAGCTGATCGAGAACGCCTGTGCCGGACTGGGCGCCGACATCAAGCCGGACCCCATCGTCGCCGAGACCATGCGCAACCTGTACGACGGCGTGCCGATCGACGAAGTCTTCAAGGCCGCCATCCTGGCTGCCCGTACCCTGATCGAAAAAGACCCGGACTACACCTACGCCACCGCGCGCCTGCTGTTCCACACCATCGCCCGCGAGGTGCTGGGCCGCGACGTGCCGCAAGCCGGCATGGGCCAGGCGTATGCAGAGTACTTCCCCGACTTCATCAAGAAGGGCGTGGACAACGAGCTGCTCAACCCGGACATGCTGCAGTTCGACCTCAAGCGCCTGGGCGCTGCGCTCAAGGCCGACCGTGACCTGCAGTTCGACTACCTGGGCCTGCAGACCCTGTACGACCGTTATTTCCTGCACGTGCGCAAGAGCCGCATCGAACTGCCGCAGGCCTTCTTCATGCGCGTGGCCATGGGCCTGTCGCTGGGCGAGATTGACCGCGAGGCGCGCGCCATCGAGTTCTACGAGGTGCTGTCCTCCTTCGACTTCATGTCGTCCACCCCCACGCTGTTCAACGCCGGCACCCTGCGTTCGCAGCTTTCCAGCTGCTACCTGACCACCGTGCCCGACGACCTGGACGGCATCTACGAGTCCATCAAGGAAAACGCCCTGCTGTCCAAGTTCGCCGGCGGCCTGGGCAACGACTGGACCCGCGTGCGCGCCCTGGGCAGCCACATCAAGGGCACCAACGGCGAGTCGCAGGGTGTCGTGCCCTTCCTCAAGGTCGTGAACGACACGGCCGTGGCCGTGAACCAGGGCGGCAAGCGCAAGGGCGCGGTCTGCACCTACCTGGAGACCTGGCACCTGGATATCGAGGAGTTCCTGGAACTGCGCAAGAACACCGGCGACGACCGCCGCCGTACGCACGACATGAACACGGCCAACTGGATCCCCGACCTGTTCATGCGCCGTGTAATGGAAAAGGGCGAGTGGACGCTGTTCTCCCCGTCCGACGTGCCGGACCTGCACGACCTGTTCGGTACCGCCTTCGAGCAGGCCTACGTGGTCTACGAAGCCAAGGCCAAGCGCGGCGAGATCAAGCCCAGCAAGACCGTGCCGGCCACCGACCTGTGGCGCAAGATGCTCTCCATGCTGTTCGAGACCGGCCACCCCTGGATCACCTTCAAGGACGCCTGCAATGTGCGCTCGCCGCAGCAACACGCCGGCGTGGTGCACTCCTCCAACCTGTGCACCGAAATCACGCTCAACACCAGCGACACCGAAACAGCGGTCTGCAACCTGGGCTCGGTCAACCTGCGCCAGCACCTGAAAAACGGCGCCATCGACCAGGACAAGCTGAAGAAGACCATCTCCACGGCCATGCGCATGCTGGACAACGTGATCGACATCAACTACTACGCCGTCAAGAAGGCGCGCGACTCCAACCTGCGGCATCGCCCGGTGGGCCTGGGGATCATGGGCTTCCAGGACGCGCTGTACGAGCTGCGCATCCCCTACGCCAGCCAGGCCGCCGTGGAATTCGCCGACCAGTCCATGGAAGCCGTCTGCTACCACGCCTACTGGGCCTCGACCGAACTGGCCCGCGAGCGCGGCCAGTATTCCAGCTACAAGGGCTCGCTGTGGGACCAGGGCATCCTGCCGCTGGACACGCTGGACCTGCTGGCCAAGGCCCGTGGCGGTTATGTGGAAGTGGACCGTTCCGCCACGCTGGACTGGGATGCGCTGCGCCGCAAGATCGCGGCCGACGGCATGCGCAACTCCAATTGCGTGGCCATCGCCCCGACCGCGACCATCTCCAACATCATCGGCGTGGACGCCTCGATCGAGCCCTGCTTCGGCAACCTCTCGGTCAAGTCCAACCTGTCCGGCGAGTTCACCGTGATCAACAGCTACCTGGTGCGTGACCTCAAGCGCCTGGGCCTGTGGGACGACGTGATGGTCATGGACCTCAAGCATTTCGACGGCTCGCTGGCCCCCATCGACCGGGTACCGCAGGAGATCAAGTCCCTGTACGCCACGGCCTTCGAGGTCGAGACGCTCTGGCTGGTGGAAGCCGCGGCACGCCGCCAGAAGTGGATCGACCAGGCCCAGTCGCTCAACATCTACATGGCCGGCGCCTCGGGCAAGAAGCTCGACGACACCTACAAGCTGGCCTGGCTGCGCGGTCTCAAGACCACCTACTACCTGCGCACGATGTCGGCCACGCACGCCGAGAAATCCACCGTGACGGCCGGTCGTCTCAACGCCGTGTCGTCCGGCGGCGCAACGAGCGGCGGCATGAGCGCCCTCGATGCAGCAGCGGCTGCAGCGCAGGCACAGATGGCCACGGCCGCCACCGACATCAAGTTCTGCGCGATCGATGATCCGGGTTGCGAAGCCTGCCAGTGA
- the ampD gene encoding 1,6-anhydro-N-acetylmuramyl-L-alanine amidase AmpD, which translates to MSLAPAPTRDGLWDGGWYRFARRLDSPNYGPRPPGAAVDLLLIHSISLPPGQYGGDEVQRLFTNTLDWNAHPYFKSIEGMQVSSHFYVRRNGELWQFVSCDERAWHAGVSSYRGRDNCNDDSVGIELEGLEGASFEAAQYETLGSLCAALGQRYPVQHIAGHEHVAPGRKADPGPGFQWAELQQTLGWSSRYFPEETA; encoded by the coding sequence ATGAGCCTCGCACCTGCGCCGACACGTGACGGCCTGTGGGACGGGGGCTGGTACCGTTTTGCACGCCGGCTGGACTCGCCCAATTACGGGCCGCGCCCGCCGGGCGCGGCCGTCGACCTGCTGCTGATCCACTCCATCAGCCTGCCGCCCGGCCAGTACGGCGGCGACGAGGTGCAGCGCCTGTTCACCAACACGCTGGACTGGAACGCGCACCCCTATTTCAAGAGCATCGAGGGCATGCAGGTGTCTTCGCATTTCTACGTCCGCCGCAACGGCGAACTCTGGCAGTTCGTCAGTTGCGACGAACGCGCCTGGCATGCCGGCGTCTCCAGCTACCGCGGACGCGACAACTGCAACGACGACTCGGTCGGCATCGAGCTCGAAGGCCTGGAGGGCGCGTCTTTCGAGGCCGCACAGTACGAAACCCTGGGCAGCCTGTGCGCCGCCCTGGGCCAGCGCTACCCGGTGCAGCACATCGCCGGGCACGAACACGTGGCGCCCGGACGCAAGGCCGACCCCGGCCCGGGTTTCCAGTGGGCCGAGCTGCAGCAGACCCTGGGCTGGTCATCTCGGTATTTTCCCGAAGAGACCGCCTGA
- a CDS encoding ribonucleotide-diphosphate reductase subunit beta, which yields MLSWDEEVKPTSSMSYAGAASSSRPTELPLQTPQLRMAQHHAAPVPAAPAASVSPASTHRIKAADKRIINGQTDVNQLVPFKYKWAWEKYLATCANHWMPQEVNMNRDIALWKDPNGLTEDERRIVKRNLGFFTTADSLAANNIVLGTYRHITAPECRQFLLRQAFEEAIHTHAYQYIVESLGLDESEIFSAYLEVQSIRDKDEFLLPFINAIMDPNFHTGTLETDQTLLKSLIVFACLMEGLFFYVGFTQILALGRQNKMTGAAEQYQYILRDESMHCNFGIDLINTIKLENPQLWTAEFKAEIKALFEKAVELEYRYAEDTMPRGVLGMNASMFKGYLRYIANRRATQIGLEPLFPNEENPFPWMSEMIDLKKERNFFETRVIEYQSGGALSWD from the coding sequence ATGTTGTCCTGGGACGAAGAAGTCAAGCCCACATCGTCAATGTCTTATGCTGGCGCTGCATCGAGCAGCCGCCCGACTGAGCTTCCCTTGCAAACTCCCCAGCTGCGCATGGCGCAGCACCATGCGGCACCTGTCCCCGCCGCTCCGGCCGCCAGCGTGAGCCCCGCCTCCACGCATCGCATCAAGGCCGCCGACAAGCGCATCATCAACGGCCAGACCGACGTCAACCAGCTGGTGCCCTTCAAGTACAAGTGGGCCTGGGAAAAGTACCTGGCCACCTGCGCCAACCACTGGATGCCGCAGGAAGTGAACATGAACCGCGACATCGCCCTGTGGAAGGACCCCAACGGTCTGACCGAGGACGAGCGCCGCATCGTCAAGCGCAACCTCGGCTTCTTCACCACCGCCGACTCGCTGGCCGCCAACAACATCGTGCTGGGCACCTACCGCCACATCACGGCGCCCGAGTGCCGCCAGTTCCTGCTGCGCCAGGCTTTTGAAGAAGCCATCCATACCCACGCCTACCAGTACATCGTGGAGTCGCTGGGCCTGGACGAGTCCGAGATCTTCAGCGCCTACCTCGAAGTGCAGTCCATCCGCGACAAGGACGAGTTCCTGCTCCCGTTCATCAACGCGATCATGGACCCCAACTTCCACACCGGCACGCTGGAAACCGACCAGACCCTGCTCAAAAGCCTGATCGTCTTCGCCTGCCTGATGGAAGGCCTGTTCTTCTACGTCGGCTTCACCCAGATCCTGGCCCTGGGCCGGCAGAACAAGATGACGGGCGCGGCCGAGCAGTACCAGTACATCCTGCGCGACGAGTCCATGCACTGCAACTTCGGCATCGACCTGATCAACACGATCAAGCTGGAGAATCCGCAGCTGTGGACCGCCGAATTCAAGGCCGAGATCAAGGCCCTGTTCGAGAAGGCCGTCGAGCTGGAATACCGCTACGCCGAGGACACCATGCCGCGCGGCGTGCTGGGCATGAATGCCTCCATGTTCAAGGGCTACCTGCGCTACATCGCCAACCGGCGCGCCACACAGATCGGCCTGGAGCCGCTGTTCCCCAACGAAGAGAATCCCTTCCCCTGGATGAGCGAGATGATCGACCTCAAGAAGGAGCGCAACTTCTTCGAGACCCGCGTCATCGAGTACCAGTCCGGCGGCGCGCTCTCCTGGGACTGA
- a CDS encoding sigma-54 dependent transcriptional regulator, whose amino-acid sequence MSTHAPAPAHILVVDDEPDLRTLYELTLLREGYHVDVAETVADAWKHLQEHRYEVLITDMRLPDGLGIELIQRLRTQQRGERGVVITAYGSAENAVESLKAGAFDYLTKPVDLKQFRTVIASAVQDALTPRVAPPPPPAVAAAPRTTTPPLAGEAALQRLVGSSPAIRQVRERILKVARSMAPVLICGESGTGKELTALALHANSHRAGGPMVAVNCSAIPENLLETEFFGVRKGAYTGASQDRAGYFQAAGGGTLFLDEIGDLPLSMQSKLLRAIQERCVRPVGGTQEETVDVRIVSATHKHLAREVQEGRFRQDLYYRLNVIEIDIPPLRERREDLPVLCEALLKRIAQESGLPVPRLTAEALAQLRKHPLNGNVRELENLLHRALALSDGSELSFDSLDTTPAILDPAAPDLAPTVPGELPPGPTPAPRAQAELPADLQGHLDRQEREILVKALQETGFNRTAAAAKLGLSLRQIRYRISRLNIDTPQDNDPAA is encoded by the coding sequence ATGAGCACCCACGCCCCCGCCCCCGCGCACATCCTGGTCGTGGATGACGAACCCGACCTGCGCACGCTCTACGAGCTGACCCTGCTGCGCGAGGGCTATCACGTCGACGTGGCAGAAACCGTGGCCGACGCCTGGAAACACCTGCAGGAGCACCGCTACGAGGTTCTGATCACCGACATGCGCCTGCCCGACGGGCTGGGCATCGAGCTGATCCAGCGCCTGCGCACCCAGCAGCGCGGCGAACGGGGCGTGGTCATCACGGCCTATGGCTCGGCGGAAAACGCCGTGGAATCGCTCAAGGCCGGCGCTTTCGACTACCTGACCAAGCCGGTCGACCTGAAGCAGTTCCGTACCGTCATCGCCTCGGCCGTGCAGGATGCCCTCACCCCCCGGGTCGCGCCACCGCCCCCTCCCGCCGTGGCCGCAGCACCACGCACCACCACTCCGCCCCTCGCGGGAGAGGCTGCGTTGCAGCGTCTGGTCGGCAGCTCGCCCGCCATACGCCAGGTGCGCGAACGCATCCTCAAGGTGGCGCGTAGCATGGCCCCGGTGCTGATCTGCGGGGAGTCCGGCACCGGCAAGGAACTGACGGCACTGGCCCTGCACGCGAACAGCCACCGGGCCGGCGGCCCGATGGTGGCGGTCAACTGCAGCGCCATCCCGGAAAACCTGCTGGAAACCGAATTCTTCGGCGTGCGCAAGGGCGCCTATACCGGCGCCAGCCAGGACCGTGCCGGTTATTTCCAGGCGGCGGGCGGCGGCACCCTGTTTCTCGACGAGATCGGCGACCTGCCCCTGTCCATGCAGTCCAAGCTGCTGCGCGCCATCCAGGAGCGCTGCGTGCGCCCGGTCGGCGGCACGCAGGAAGAGACCGTGGACGTGCGTATCGTCAGCGCCACGCACAAGCATCTGGCACGCGAGGTGCAGGAAGGCCGCTTCCGGCAGGACCTGTACTACCGCCTCAACGTGATCGAGATCGACATTCCTCCGCTGCGCGAACGGCGCGAAGACCTGCCCGTCCTGTGCGAGGCCCTGCTCAAGCGCATCGCCCAGGAGTCCGGCCTGCCTGTCCCGCGCCTGACAGCCGAGGCGCTGGCCCAGTTGCGCAAGCACCCGCTCAACGGGAATGTGCGTGAACTGGAAAACCTCCTGCACCGTGCCCTGGCCCTGAGCGACGGCAGCGAACTGAGTTTCGACAGCCTCGACACCACGCCGGCCATCCTGGACCCTGCAGCCCCGGACCTGGCCCCCACCGTCCCCGGTGAGTTGCCGCCTGGCCCAACCCCGGCACCACGAGCCCAGGCGGAGTTGCCCGCCGATCTGCAAGGCCATCTGGACCGCCAGGAACGAGAGATCCTGGTCAAGGCCCTGCAGGAAACCGGCTTCAACCGCACCGCCGCCGCGGCCAAGCTGGGCCTGAGCCTGCGCCAGATCCGCTACCGCATCTCGCGCCTGAACATCGACACGCCGCAGGACAACGACCCCGCCGCATGA